A single Acidobacteriota bacterium DNA region contains:
- a CDS encoding diaminopimelate epimerase, translating to MRFYKFQALGNDFLIARESELRKVADDFEGFARQICDRHFGAGADGLEVLLDQPNAANADFEVRLFNADGGETPISGNGTRCVGAYLHLVENWDKPQVRIATGAGVKILKPVARNGNRLVFETEMGTPRFRSEDIPVNLPAPLERVIRQPLTVDGQTVEITTTSMGNPHCSIFVNDFDQLDWRRMGAAIETHTAFPDRTNVEFVRVLNRQEIEVRFWERGCGETLASGTGSCGAALASMLNELTERKVNVITAAGELIVEWRGDKTVVQTGEACAVFGGEWLA from the coding sequence ATGCGCTTTTATAAATTCCAGGCCTTGGGCAATGATTTTTTGATCGCGCGCGAAAGCGAATTGCGCAAAGTGGCGGACGATTTTGAAGGGTTCGCCCGGCAAATTTGTGACCGGCATTTTGGCGCTGGAGCGGACGGTTTAGAGGTACTGCTAGACCAGCCCAATGCCGCCAACGCCGATTTTGAAGTCCGGTTGTTCAATGCCGATGGCGGCGAAACGCCGATTTCCGGCAATGGAACCCGATGCGTTGGAGCGTATCTTCATCTGGTTGAAAACTGGGACAAGCCGCAGGTTCGCATTGCGACCGGCGCAGGTGTCAAAATACTGAAGCCTGTTGCGCGTAACGGCAACCGACTGGTGTTTGAAACGGAAATGGGAACGCCGCGATTTCGCAGCGAAGACATCCCAGTCAATTTGCCGGCGCCGCTTGAGCGTGTGATTCGCCAGCCGCTGACGGTTGACGGGCAGACGGTTGAAATCACTACAACTTCGATGGGGAACCCGCATTGCAGCATTTTCGTGAACGATTTCGATCAACTGGATTGGCGACGAATGGGCGCGGCGATTGAAACGCATACGGCCTTTCCCGACCGAACCAACGTCGAATTCGTTCGGGTGTTGAACCGACAGGAAATCGAAGTGCGGTTCTGGGAGCGCGGTTGTGGCGAAACGCTGGCTTCGGGAACTGGTTCATGCGGAGCGGCGCTGGCTTCGATGTTGAATGAGTTGACCGAGCGAAAGGTCAACGTTATCACCGCCGCCGGGGAGTTGATTGTTGAATGGCGTGGCGACAAAACAGTCGTTCAAACCGGCGAAGCGTGTGCTGTGTTCGGCGGTGAATGGCTGGCTTGA
- a CDS encoding DUF2007 domain-containing protein, producing MNEQPEVNFVKLAHFSNSMEAGQVSEFLENNGISSILQGVNFGGLEPLLLPGGYSEITLLVPDTELERAQQLYDAFFEQNPENALPAEADLPEESAS from the coding sequence ATGAACGAACAACCAGAAGTCAATTTTGTGAAGTTGGCGCACTTTTCCAACTCGATGGAAGCCGGGCAGGTCAGCGAGTTTCTGGAAAATAACGGCATCAGTTCAATTTTACAGGGAGTGAATTTTGGCGGCTTGGAGCCGCTGTTGTTGCCGGGTGGGTATTCGGAAATCACCTTGCTGGTTCCGGACACCGAACTCGAACGCGCCCAGCAGCTTTACGACGCGTTCTTTGAACAAAACCCTGAAAATGCTTTGCCTGCAGAGGCGGATTTGCCGGAGGAGTCGGCATCGTGA
- a CDS encoding divalent-cation tolerance protein CutA: MVVITTTESQADAERLAQLLIEAELAACVQVLPQITSVYRWQGKVEQACESLMLIKTTRTVYSELEAEIKRNHPYQTPEIIALHVEDGSAEYLGWLMASVGSGK; the protein is encoded by the coding sequence ATGGTTGTGATTACAACGACGGAATCTCAAGCAGACGCCGAGCGGTTGGCGCAATTGTTGATTGAGGCTGAGCTGGCGGCTTGTGTGCAAGTGCTGCCCCAAATTACATCGGTGTATCGCTGGCAGGGAAAGGTCGAGCAGGCGTGCGAATCGTTAATGCTGATCAAAACGACTCGTACGGTTTATTCTGAGCTTGAGGCAGAAATCAAACGGAATCATCCTTATCAAACCCCAGAAATCATCGCGCTGCACGTTGAAGACGGTTCCGCGGAGTATCTTGGCTGGCTGATGGCTTCGGTTGGGTCAGGAAAATAG
- a CDS encoding response regulator transcription factor, whose product MRVLVIEDEQKMADLIKRGLEEEGMQVETAYDGETGAAAAKSGNHDLIILDLGLPGRDGMEVMRELRESGLATPILILTAQDSTEMKVTGLDTGADDYITKPFAFAELLARIRALLRRTHTEDTTKLQIGDLILNLINRRASRAGNEVQLTNKEFSLLEFFMRHPDEILSRETLSEKVWEETFDTLTNVIDVYINYLRNKVDRHYEPKLIHTVRGVGYMFKTPTVQSQMVAESKA is encoded by the coding sequence ATGCGTGTCTTAGTGATCGAAGACGAACAGAAAATGGCTGATTTGATCAAACGTGGGTTGGAAGAAGAGGGGATGCAGGTCGAAACGGCTTATGATGGTGAAACAGGAGCCGCCGCTGCCAAATCCGGCAATCACGATTTGATCATTCTGGATCTGGGCTTGCCTGGGCGCGATGGAATGGAGGTTATGCGCGAGTTGCGCGAAAGCGGACTGGCGACTCCCATCCTGATTTTGACGGCGCAGGACAGCACCGAAATGAAAGTTACGGGGCTGGATACCGGCGCAGACGATTACATTACCAAACCCTTTGCTTTTGCCGAGCTGCTGGCGCGTATACGCGCGTTGCTGCGGCGCACTCACACGGAAGATACGACGAAGCTTCAGATTGGCGATTTAATTCTCAATTTGATCAATCGTCGGGCTTCACGCGCTGGAAACGAAGTACAACTCACCAACAAGGAATTTTCGCTCCTGGAATTTTTCATGCGCCATCCGGACGAAATTCTTTCGCGCGAAACATTGTCGGAAAAGGTTTGGGAAGAAACCTTTGACACGTTGACCAATGTGATTGACGTTTACATCAACTATTTGCGCAACAAGGTTGATCGTCATTACGAACCCAAACTCATTCACACGGTGCGCGGCGTTGGATATATGTTCAAAACGCCAACGGTTCAGTCGCAAATGGTTGCGGAATCCAAAGCGTAA
- a CDS encoding HAMP domain-containing protein: MPSLRLKLTIYYLAILSGVLLLFGGAIYFYLSRSLLTTIDQALEFQVEKIEVGMAAAAGQDMSDHPLMKNQEAQGDLLPLAPHVVQIINEQGKITDPDMETRHDHLPIDINELMKLEVGTTIFKSVKLKSGESLRVATHRAEDPEGDGTYFIRLGQSMAAIQSAERRALIVLGIAIPLALLLGSFGGLLLANQALSPVDRITKAAEQIATGDLTERVPMPATGSAKMDEIGRLAETFNHMISRLQAAFERQKQFTSDASHELRTPLAVMRGDMEIALRRERSPEEYQRVLASNLEEIIRLTRLIEDLLMLARADSGRVELRCEPVDLNNLCRQMVDYIFPLAQQRNQNLVYDPPPTTPDGDANLIVSADLQRIKQMLLNLLDNAIKYTEPNGSVKLGLKAENNCAVITVADTGRGIPSEDLPHIFERFFRRSAKTSDRSAAGFGLGLSIVKWIVEAHEGQIEAESQQGKGTTFVVKLPLLD; encoded by the coding sequence ATGCCTTCACTTCGACTCAAGCTCACAATTTATTATCTCGCCATTCTTTCCGGGGTTCTGCTCCTGTTTGGGGGAGCGATCTATTTTTACCTTTCGCGAAGTCTGCTGACCACAATTGATCAGGCGCTGGAATTCCAAGTCGAAAAAATCGAAGTCGGCATGGCCGCCGCCGCCGGGCAGGATATGTCCGACCATCCGTTGATGAAAAATCAGGAAGCGCAGGGAGATTTGCTGCCGCTGGCTCCGCACGTAGTGCAGATCATCAACGAACAGGGAAAAATTACCGACCCTGATATGGAAACGCGCCATGACCATCTGCCGATTGACATCAACGAATTGATGAAGCTTGAGGTTGGCACGACGATATTCAAGTCGGTCAAACTCAAATCCGGCGAATCACTGCGGGTAGCGACTCACAGAGCAGAAGACCCGGAAGGTGATGGAACGTATTTTATCCGTCTGGGACAATCCATGGCCGCAATCCAGAGCGCAGAACGCCGAGCGTTGATCGTTTTGGGCATTGCCATTCCACTGGCGTTGTTGTTGGGAAGCTTCGGCGGTTTGTTGTTGGCCAATCAAGCTCTGAGTCCGGTTGATCGCATCACCAAGGCGGCGGAACAAATCGCCACAGGTGATTTGACGGAACGTGTGCCGATGCCAGCAACTGGATCAGCCAAAATGGACGAAATCGGGCGCCTGGCAGAAACCTTCAATCACATGATTTCCCGTTTGCAGGCGGCGTTTGAGCGACAGAAACAGTTTACTTCGGATGCTTCGCATGAGTTGCGAACTCCGCTGGCGGTAATGCGCGGAGATATGGAAATCGCGTTACGACGGGAACGGTCGCCCGAAGAATACCAGCGCGTGCTCGCTTCCAACCTGGAAGAGATCATTCGGTTGACTCGATTGATTGAAGATTTGTTGATGCTGGCGCGCGCCGATTCCGGTCGAGTCGAACTGCGTTGCGAACCAGTTGATTTGAACAATCTTTGCCGACAAATGGTTGATTACATTTTTCCCCTGGCACAGCAACGAAACCAGAATCTGGTTTATGACCCTCCGCCGACGACGCCCGATGGTGACGCAAATCTCATCGTCAGTGCCGATTTACAGCGCATCAAACAAATGTTGCTGAATCTGCTGGATAATGCCATCAAATACACGGAACCCAACGGCAGTGTGAAACTTGGGTTGAAAGCTGAAAACAACTGCGCCGTCATTACAGTTGCCGATACGGGGCGAGGGATTCCGTCTGAAGACCTGCCACATATTTTCGAGCGATTTTTTCGCCGCTCCGCCAAAACCAGCGACCGCAGCGCGGCAGGGTTCGGCTTGGGGTTATCCATTGTGAAATGGATTGTTGAAGCTCACGAAGGACAAATCGAAGCAGAAAGCCAGCAAGGAAAGGGAACGACCTTCGTGGTTAAACTCCCTCTGTTGGATTGA
- a CDS encoding P1 family peptidase yields MTNYQLNSKGSITDVAGIKVGHFTDSRRPTGCTVILCEDGATGGVDVRGSAPGTRETDLLNPKNLVQQVHAVVLSGGSAFGLETATGVVRYLEEHGIGYDVGVAKVPIVPAAILFDLGVGDAKIRPDAEAGYKACKAASSTPPVEGNVGAGAGATVGKMFGMKRAMKGGIGTASIKVGKDLTVGAIVAVNAVGDVIDPTTGKLIAGARATDGKHLAGTMAGILRGEALPPLLGGTNTTIGLVATDAKLDKAQAQKVAEMAHDGLARAINPAHTMFDGDTIFAVATGKTTSTKPANVTLIGALAAEVMAQAVVRAIRAAKSIPNFPSSTGLG; encoded by the coding sequence ATGACAAATTACCAACTCAACTCAAAAGGCTCGATTACGGATGTTGCCGGAATCAAAGTTGGCCACTTCACCGATTCGCGTCGGCCAACGGGCTGCACGGTGATTTTATGCGAAGACGGTGCAACCGGCGGCGTGGATGTTCGCGGCTCCGCGCCCGGCACGCGAGAAACCGATTTGCTCAATCCGAAAAATTTGGTTCAGCAAGTTCACGCCGTTGTGCTCAGCGGAGGCAGCGCCTTCGGTTTGGAAACGGCAACCGGCGTGGTTCGCTATCTGGAAGAACACGGCATCGGTTATGACGTCGGTGTGGCAAAAGTGCCGATTGTTCCCGCTGCAATCCTGTTTGATCTGGGCGTTGGCGACGCGAAAATCCGTCCCGACGCCGAAGCTGGTTACAAAGCCTGCAAGGCCGCTTCCTCAACTCCCCCTGTCGAAGGAAATGTCGGCGCTGGCGCTGGCGCTACGGTCGGCAAAATGTTCGGAATGAAACGAGCGATGAAAGGCGGCATCGGTACTGCTTCGATCAAAGTCGGCAAGGACCTGACCGTTGGAGCCATTGTTGCCGTCAATGCGGTCGGCGACGTGATTGATCCCACAACCGGCAAACTCATTGCCGGAGCGCGCGCAACGGATGGCAAACATCTGGCCGGCACGATGGCTGGGATTCTTCGCGGCGAAGCGTTGCCACCATTGCTCGGCGGCACGAACACGACCATAGGCCTGGTCGCAACAGATGCCAAACTCGATAAGGCTCAAGCGCAGAAAGTCGCCGAGATGGCGCACGATGGACTGGCTCGCGCAATCAATCCCGCTCACACCATGTTTGACGGAGACACCATCTTTGCCGTCGCCACAGGTAAAACGACTTCCACAAAACCGGCTAACGTCACATTGATTGGCGCACTTGCCGCCGAAGTAATGGCACAAGCTGTTGTCCGGGCTATCCGTGCAGCGAAAAGCATTCCCAATTTTCCGAGTTCCACGGGTTTGGGATAG
- a CDS encoding glutaredoxin, giving the protein MNNVVIYTKPGCPYCAKAMAWHAQQGIPFEERNAQDNQAYRKEMFAYSDNDPTVPVIVVDGVYKQSGWEGRG; this is encoded by the coding sequence ATGAACAACGTCGTGATTTACACCAAACCTGGGTGTCCATACTGTGCCAAGGCAATGGCATGGCACGCCCAACAGGGCATCCCTTTTGAAGAGCGCAACGCGCAGGACAACCAGGCATATCGAAAAGAGATGTTTGCATACTCCGATAACGATCCGACCGTGCCGGTTATCGTTGTTGACGGAGTTTACAAACAAAGCGGCTGGGAAGGCCGAGGCTGA
- a CDS encoding citrate synthase (catalyzes the formation of citrate from acetyl-CoA and oxaloacetate), whose amino-acid sequence MSKAAAPSAGAGLRDVVAAPSSICFIDGEKGILVYSGYDIHQLAENSNFEEVVFLLWNGRLPNKAELDDLNKQLVASRALPAEIISLIKSFPKTAVPMDSLRTAVSALAFYDPDKGDNSPEARKRQAIRLTAQVATVVAAIDRIRNGKEPVAPRTDLSHAGNFLYMLNDKEPFDVETKAFDIALILHADHEFNASTFAARVTAGTLADIYAATTSAIGALSGPLHGGANEQVMKMLLEIGSLENVDAYIANKFARGEKIMGIGHAVYHTEDPRATYLRRMSEATGKRQGDTKWFDMSKRIEDIAIAEFDKKGKKIRANVDFYSASTYYMLGIPVDLYTPIFAVSRISGWTAHILEQLSNNKLIRPRSEYLGEVGLKYVPIDQR is encoded by the coding sequence ATGAGTAAAGCAGCAGCACCATCAGCAGGAGCCGGATTGCGCGACGTTGTCGCCGCACCGAGCAGCATTTGTTTCATAGACGGCGAGAAAGGAATTCTGGTTTATAGCGGTTATGACATTCATCAACTTGCCGAAAACTCAAACTTTGAAGAAGTGGTCTTTTTGCTTTGGAATGGGCGATTACCGAACAAAGCTGAGTTGGACGACCTGAACAAACAGCTTGTGGCTAGTCGTGCGCTACCGGCAGAGATCATTTCGCTGATCAAATCATTTCCCAAAACAGCCGTTCCGATGGATTCACTTCGGACGGCTGTTTCGGCATTGGCCTTTTACGATCCCGACAAGGGCGACAATTCGCCCGAAGCCCGCAAACGCCAGGCGATTCGCCTGACGGCTCAAGTAGCAACGGTGGTGGCGGCAATTGATCGCATTCGCAACGGCAAAGAGCCGGTTGCGCCGAGAACCGATCTGTCACATGCAGGCAACTTTCTGTATATGCTCAACGACAAGGAGCCTTTCGACGTTGAAACCAAAGCTTTCGACATTGCTTTGATTCTGCATGCCGATCATGAATTCAACGCCTCGACCTTTGCCGCGCGAGTTACCGCCGGAACGTTGGCGGACATTTATGCCGCCACAACTTCGGCTATCGGCGCTTTGTCCGGCCCATTGCACGGCGGAGCCAACGAACAAGTCATGAAAATGCTGCTCGAAATCGGCTCGCTGGAAAATGTGGACGCATACATCGCCAACAAATTCGCTCGGGGCGAAAAGATCATGGGCATCGGCCACGCCGTGTACCATACCGAAGATCCGCGTGCGACTTATTTGCGCCGCATGTCGGAAGCCACTGGCAAGCGCCAGGGCGACACCAAGTGGTTCGATATGTCCAAACGCATCGAGGACATCGCCATTGCCGAGTTCGATAAGAAGGGCAAGAAAATTCGCGCCAATGTGGATTTCTACTCCGCTTCGACTTACTACATGTTGGGCATCCCGGTGGACCTGTACACGCCGATTTTTGCCGTCAGCCGCATCAGTGGCTGGACTGCACATATTCTGGAACAGCTCAGCAACAACAAGTTGATCCGTCCGCGGTCGGAGTATCTGGGCGAGGTGGGGTTGAAATACGTTCCGATTGACCAACGATAA
- a CDS encoding CDGSH iron-sulfur domain-containing protein codes for MATKITVNNNGSLRIEGEVEIYDATGKQFGLGGRTVIGLCRCGQSANKPFCDGSHARCGFQSQVEARDLPPPAPKPAA; via the coding sequence ATGGCAACAAAAATTACGGTCAACAACAACGGTTCGCTGCGTATCGAAGGCGAAGTTGAAATTTACGACGCCACTGGTAAACAATTTGGGCTTGGCGGACGGACAGTGATCGGGTTATGTCGCTGCGGTCAAAGCGCGAATAAACCGTTTTGCGATGGATCACACGCCCGATGTGGGTTCCAATCGCAAGTTGAGGCTAGAGACCTGCCTCCTCCCGCTCCCAAACCTGCGGCGTAG
- a CDS encoding Gfo/Idh/MocA family oxidoreductase, with product MKQEKIGIGLVGTGFARSAQAPAFQLCDGAELVAVCSGHHDNAVKVAAEFKIAHACESYEQLLALEEVSLVVVSAPPYLHHPITIAALNSGKHVICEKPMAMNSDEAREMAELAAAKPDQLSIIDHELRFNPTWRRMKELVDGGFLGDLYHVDVKIASGFRHSAQRPWNWWSQKSAGGGLLGALGSHAIDALRWTFGEIEAVCGTVATMVPERKDAKTGEMKPNETDDYCSFLVRLKSQEGQTSHAMVQLSALYASGGKNQVTAVGSNGTLVLDGEEMLLGAIGYNHPFEEMSLADRAREISVIPDNIWARSFYHLARETVQALHEGRTEIAHAATFADGLRCQEVIDAIQRSQDEQRWVTLGG from the coding sequence ATGAAGCAGGAAAAAATCGGAATTGGGCTGGTCGGAACCGGTTTTGCGCGAAGTGCGCAGGCACCGGCTTTTCAACTATGCGATGGCGCGGAACTGGTGGCAGTATGTAGTGGCCATCACGATAACGCCGTAAAAGTCGCTGCCGAGTTTAAGATTGCTCACGCCTGCGAAAGTTATGAGCAGTTATTGGCGCTTGAAGAAGTCTCGTTGGTGGTTGTCTCCGCCCCACCTTATCTCCACCACCCTATTACCATTGCGGCACTCAATTCTGGCAAACACGTAATTTGCGAAAAGCCAATGGCAATGAATTCCGACGAAGCTCGCGAGATGGCGGAACTGGCGGCGGCAAAACCCGACCAACTTTCGATTATTGATCACGAACTTCGGTTCAATCCAACCTGGAGGCGAATGAAGGAATTGGTTGACGGAGGTTTTTTAGGCGATCTGTATCACGTTGACGTGAAAATCGCTTCGGGCTTTCGCCATTCTGCTCAGCGCCCCTGGAATTGGTGGTCGCAGAAATCGGCTGGCGGCGGCTTACTTGGCGCGCTTGGTTCCCATGCCATTGATGCGTTGCGGTGGACCTTTGGTGAAATCGAAGCCGTGTGCGGGACCGTGGCGACCATGGTCCCTGAGCGCAAAGACGCCAAAACCGGAGAGATGAAGCCAAATGAAACTGACGACTATTGCTCATTTCTGGTTCGTTTGAAATCTCAAGAAGGGCAAACGTCTCACGCCATGGTGCAGTTGTCGGCGCTTTACGCCAGCGGTGGTAAAAATCAGGTCACGGCAGTTGGCAGCAACGGAACTCTGGTGCTTGATGGGGAAGAAATGCTGCTTGGTGCGATTGGTTACAACCATCCGTTTGAAGAAATGTCGCTGGCAGATCGCGCAAGAGAAATTTCAGTAATTCCGGATAACATCTGGGCGCGTTCGTTTTACCATTTGGCGCGCGAGACCGTTCAGGCTTTGCACGAAGGCCGTACTGAGATCGCTCACGCCGCGACGTTTGCCGATGGATTACGCTGTCAAGAAGTGATTGACGCCATTCAGCGTTCGCAGGATGAACAGCGGTGGGTCACTTTGGGCGGGTAA
- the pdxA gene encoding 4-hydroxythreonine-4-phosphate dehydrogenase PdxA, whose amino-acid sequence MTDLTIPIGPSTATGRKPRIGITIGDPAGIGPEISLKAIADEEVLAVCLPVLIGDAQYLMHWARVFNLTRGLDVINANEAWPEKLDSPVIYNLANVSGSIEMGKEQAECGKAAAEFIEAAVMLCGIGQLDAITTAPINKRSLYLAGYPYPGHTEFLAALTHTDEFAMTFIAPVLRVSLLTTHIPLMDVSQYVKKANLEKLIRLVHRELVSLGFERPRIAVAALNPHGGEGTLFGIEEASEMIPAIESCREFDGIEVSGPHSGDTVFLRASRGEFDLVISCYHDQGLIPVKCFSFGEAVNVTLGLPFIRTSVDHGTAFDIAGLGKADPSSMKAAIKLAVELFQSKCDG is encoded by the coding sequence ATGACTGATTTGACCATTCCGATCGGTCCCAGCACGGCAACAGGCAGAAAGCCTCGCATTGGAATTACGATTGGCGATCCGGCGGGAATAGGACCCGAAATTTCGCTGAAAGCCATCGCTGACGAAGAGGTGCTTGCCGTTTGCCTGCCTGTTCTGATTGGAGATGCCCAGTACCTGATGCACTGGGCACGCGTTTTCAATCTGACGCGGGGGTTGGATGTCATCAATGCCAACGAAGCGTGGCCGGAGAAATTGGATTCGCCGGTGATTTACAATCTGGCCAACGTTTCCGGCTCGATTGAGATGGGAAAAGAACAAGCGGAGTGCGGGAAAGCGGCGGCTGAATTTATTGAAGCCGCCGTGATGCTTTGTGGCATCGGCCAGCTTGATGCCATCACAACTGCCCCCATTAACAAACGATCTCTCTATTTAGCCGGCTACCCATATCCCGGTCACACAGAATTCCTCGCCGCTTTAACGCACACAGATGAATTTGCCATGACCTTCATCGCCCCTGTGCTGCGTGTATCCCTGTTAACCACGCACATCCCGCTGATGGACGTTTCCCAATACGTCAAGAAGGCCAACTTGGAAAAGCTGATCCGGCTGGTTCATCGTGAACTCGTCAGCCTTGGGTTTGAACGCCCGCGGATTGCAGTTGCAGCGCTGAATCCTCACGGAGGCGAAGGCACGTTGTTTGGCATTGAAGAAGCTTCAGAAATGATCCCGGCCATCGAAAGCTGTCGTGAGTTTGATGGAATTGAAGTCAGTGGCCCTCATTCGGGCGATACGGTTTTTTTGCGCGCTTCCAGAGGAGAATTCGATCTGGTGATTTCGTGTTATCACGACCAGGGGTTGATTCCCGTAAAATGCTTTTCGTTCGGTGAAGCCGTCAACGTCACTCTCGGTCTCCCGTTCATTCGTACATCCGTGGATCACGGAACGGCCTTCGATATCGCGGGCCTGGGCAAAGCTGATCCCTCCAGCATGAAAGCCGCAATCAAACTTGCGGTCGAATTGTTTCAGAGCAAATGCGATGGCTGA
- a CDS encoding DUF1360 domain-containing protein, which produces MAKEDGPAYIIARVRARMGDGLLGQLMDCFKCLSMWVVAPMAFLLFQRPLDRLISWLAISGAACLLEQIGQQTILIPPTTSVEEGGQSNGMLWTETTSSQQIGGTYHESNPSVPDRR; this is translated from the coding sequence TTGGCTAAGGAGGATGGCCCGGCGTACATTATCGCTCGTGTTCGAGCGCGAATGGGCGACGGGCTACTCGGCCAACTAATGGATTGCTTTAAGTGTTTGAGCATGTGGGTTGTTGCGCCAATGGCTTTCTTGCTTTTTCAGCGTCCCCTGGACCGGCTGATAAGTTGGTTGGCGATTTCAGGAGCGGCTTGCCTGCTTGAGCAAATCGGTCAGCAAACGATTTTGATTCCTCCAACTACTTCAGTGGAAGAAGGAGGTCAAAGCAATGGCATGTTGTGGACAGAAACGACAAGCTCTCAGCAAATCGGTGGAACTTACCACGAGTCCAATCCTTCAGTCCCAGACCGCCGATAG
- a CDS encoding BMC domain-containing protein produces MEALGMVECRGLVAMIEAADAMVKAANVKLVGWEKVDAGLVTAIVRGEVGAVKAAVEAGAAAGRKVGEVVSTHVIPRPHGEVDEGLPVLHTGETTRKPISGSVNPST; encoded by the coding sequence ATGGAAGCTTTAGGAATGGTTGAATGTCGCGGTTTGGTGGCAATGATCGAAGCCGCAGATGCAATGGTCAAAGCCGCCAACGTCAAGCTGGTTGGTTGGGAAAAAGTTGACGCGGGTTTGGTCACCGCCATTGTGCGCGGCGAAGTCGGCGCAGTGAAAGCCGCCGTCGAAGCTGGAGCCGCCGCCGGACGCAAGGTCGGCGAAGTTGTTTCCACCCATGTCATTCCACGCCCTCACGGTGAAGTGGATGAAGGCCTGCCAGTTCTGCACACAGGCGAAACCACGCGCAAACCGATCAGCGGTTCGGTCAATCCGTCTACCTGA
- a CDS encoding metallophosphoesterase, translating into MKTVFSKFRALFAAIVFICLFSPSAKAQGATAQDSSDTAPIIFAVIGDTGTADSAQQAVAQQMIKQRLKTPFDFVLMLGDNIYEKGEKEKIGSHFEEPYKELLDAGVKFYATLGNHDIIKGLEFQTNYKNFNMGGRRYYNFTKGDKENQIEFFALDSNLMDETQLSWLEGKLKDSKARWKVAFCHHSIYSSSKMHSEYKGLRAQLEPLYVKYGVNAVFAGHAHSYERVKPQKGVQYFTEGASGEIKKRSLNRQSSLMAAGEDMVNSFLIVQATENEMKVEAIAADGRLIDSYTIKR; encoded by the coding sequence ATGAAAACTGTCTTTTCGAAGTTCCGCGCGCTGTTTGCCGCAATTGTTTTTATCTGCTTATTTTCCCCGTCAGCTAAAGCACAGGGTGCAACGGCTCAAGATTCTTCGGATACAGCGCCAATCATCTTTGCGGTAATTGGCGACACCGGTACAGCGGACAGCGCCCAACAGGCCGTTGCCCAGCAAATGATCAAACAACGCCTGAAAACCCCTTTCGATTTTGTCCTGATGCTTGGCGACAACATTTACGAAAAAGGTGAAAAGGAAAAAATCGGTTCGCACTTTGAAGAACCGTACAAGGAACTGCTTGACGCCGGAGTAAAGTTTTACGCCACGTTGGGCAATCACGACATCATCAAGGGTTTGGAGTTTCAGACCAACTATAAAAATTTCAACATGGGCGGGAGGCGTTATTACAACTTCACCAAAGGCGACAAAGAAAACCAAATCGAGTTTTTTGCCCTCGATTCAAATCTGATGGACGAAACACAGTTAAGCTGGCTGGAAGGAAAGCTGAAAGATTCAAAGGCGCGGTGGAAGGTCGCCTTTTGCCATCATTCGATTTATTCGTCGTCAAAAATGCACAGCGAATACAAAGGGCTGCGCGCACAACTGGAACCGCTTTACGTCAAATATGGCGTCAACGCAGTCTTTGCCGGCCATGCTCACAGTTACGAACGGGTCAAGCCGCAAAAAGGCGTGCAATACTTTACCGAAGGCGCCAGCGGTGAGATCAAAAAACGCTCGCTGAATAGGCAGTCTTCGCTAATGGCAGCGGGTGAGGATATGGTCAATTCTTTTCTGATCGTTCAAGCAACCGAAAACGAAATGAAAGTCGAAGCCATCGCCGCCGATGGCAGGCTGATTGACTCCTACACAATCAAACGATAA